A window of Melitaea cinxia chromosome 26, ilMelCinx1.1, whole genome shotgun sequence contains these coding sequences:
- the LOC123666375 gene encoding uncharacterized protein LOC123666375 → MAGDIEKMYRQVLVNENQRHLQQIIWRDDPSQPLQTYTLNTVTYGTASAPFLSVRCLKQIADECDNELVRKVISEDFYVDDLLTGHETAEGLMEVRALISQELSSGCFNLRKFRSNLPVCSDGSDPNRDSPVVDLSEHQQSKTLGLKWAPSDDVFQFDIKTETVPNTTKRVILSTISQIFDPLGLLSIFIIAGKIILQKLWLHKLDWDSPLPSDIVKSWLKFVIDLKQLDNLNIPRHVVCQSPVNIQFHAFCDSSKDAYGACVYVRSVDFNGTTQVRLLCSKTRVAPIKTVTIPRLELCGALVAAKLLEKVLKTTRLHIDSCFLWTDSSVVLGWLKTPPNKLKPFVKNRVADIQEIAKSYLWRHVPTSSNPADLLSRGIGVLQSDKVDLWFNGPKFLLDPEESWPDRSFDQSSTELPEVRSNVALTANEPRELFPFSRFSSLTKLKNTMAYVLRFVTVCRSKNKTQSPLSSSEQQSALNTLVKLSQRESFDVYEYLIQGKSLPPKHKMLSLSPFVDEKGLIRVGGRIKNGNFTFDKKHPLMLTSKHILTKLIFQYEHLRLMHAGPQLLLSSIREEFWPIGGRNLARFTVHKCLRCFRLNAQIARPIMGNLPEQRLQPGYPFYTTGMDYAGPLIALNKRGRGSKTEKVYIAIFICFATKCVHLELVSSLSTDSFLATLNRFIGRRSRPATIFSDNGTQFVGARNELYKFLNQNASSIVREMSNERIDFKFIPAYAAHMAGFWEANIKCLKSHLHRVLGNAHLVFEDLYTVLVQIEAILNSRPLTPLSTDPTDLTPLTPGHFLVGRPMTALPTPALVNVNTNRLTQYERLEQLRQHFWARWHKGYIAELQQRTKWRTSKGQQLQKGALVLIKEEGLPPMKWRLGRIVEVYPGTDGCVRVADVKTARGVIRRGFNRICPLPLNDEGLKDKPFNAGGHVKNSTEHSPTAPATAGSLEN, encoded by the coding sequence ATGGCAGGTGACATCGAAAAGATGTACAGACAGGTGCTCGTGAACGAAAATCAACGTCACCTACAACAAATAATTTGGCGCGACGACCCCTCTCAACCCCTTCAGACATATACGCTCAACACGGTGACGTATGGCACAGCCTCGGCTCCGTTCCTGTCAGTTCGTTGCCTTAAGCAAATAGCGGACGAATGTGACAATGAACTGGTGCGCAAGGTCATTAGTGAAGACTTTTATGTTGATGATTTGCTGACGGGGCATGAAACAGCTGAAGGTCTCATGGAGGTTCGTGCTCTGATTTCACAGGAACTATCGTCGGGATGCTTCAATTTAAGGAAATTCCGATCAAATCTTCCTGTTTGCAGCGATGGGTCAGATCCAAACAGAGATTCACCCGTCGTTGATTTGAGTGAGCACCAGCAATCCAAGACTCTAGGCCTGAAGTGGGCACCGTCAGACGACGTATTTCAGTTCGACATTAAAACTGAAACTGTCCCCAACACTACGAAAAGAGTGATTTTATCCACAATTTCTCAAATATTCGACCCACTCGGGTTGCTAAGTATTTTCATTATCGCCGGTAAAATCATTTTGCAAAAACTTTGGCTGCACAAGCTAGATTGGGATAGTCCGCTACCGTCAGATATTGTCAAATCATGGCTCAAATTTGTAATTGACCTAAAACAATTAGACAATCTCAACATTCCTCGGCATGTTGTATGCCAGAGTCCAGTCAACATTCAATTTCATGCATTCTGTGATTCGTCTAAAGATGCTTATGGCGCTTGTGTTTACGTCAGGTCCGTAGATTTTAATGGAACTACACAAGTTCGTCTCCTGTGCTCAAAAACACGCGTAGCACCCATTAAGACGGTGACGATACCTCGTCTTGAACTTTGCGGAGCATTGGTAGCTGCCAAGCTGCTAGAAAAGGTTTTAAAAACCACTCGATTACATATAGATAGTTGCTTTCTTTGGACGGACTCATCCGTGGTATTAGGCTGGCTTAAAACACCACCCAATAAGTTGAAGCCATTCGTTAAGAATAGGGTAGCGGACATCCAAGAAATCGCAAAATCATATCTCTGGCGACACGTGCCTACGTCTAGCAATCCCGCCGATTTATTAAGTAGAGGCATTGGTGTCCTTCAATCGGACAAGGTGGATCTTTGGTTCAATGGACCAAAATTCCTATTAGATCCAGAAGAATCGTGGCCTGATAGATCATTTGATCAAAGTTCCACAGAACTGCCAGAGGTGAGGTCCAATGTAGCCTTAACTGCTAATGAGCCAAGGGAACTATTCCCATTTTCTCGATTCTCAAGTCTCACCAAACTCAAAAATACAATGGCTTATGTTTTACGCTTTGTAACTGTTTGTCGAAGTAAGAATAAAACCCAGAGTCCACTTTCGTCGTCAGAACAGCAATCAGCGCTTAACACACTTGTTAAACTGTCACAGAGGGAATCGTTTGATgtgtatgaatatttaatacaagGTAAATCATTACCACCAAAACACAAGATGCTTTCTTTAAGTCCGTTTGTGGATGAAAAGGGTCTCATTAGAGTAGGGGGTCGAATCAAAAATGGTAATTTTACATTCGATAAAAAGCATCCACTCATGCTAACGTCGAAACACATTTTAACCAAACTAATATTTCAGTATGAACATTTACGTTTAATGCATGCAGGGCCTCAACTTTTGCTTTCTTCAATTCGAGAAGAGTTTTGGCCCATCGGGGGTCGCAATCTGGCCCGATTCACGGTACATAAATGTTTACGTTGCTTCCGTCTAAATGCACAAATAGCCCGTCCAATAATGGGCAATTTACCTGAGCAGCGCCTCCAGCCTGGCTACCCGTTTTATACTACAGGAATGGACTATGCGGGTCCCCTAATAGCACTTAATAAAAGAGGTCGCGGTAGCAAGACCGAAAAAGTGTACATTGCCATATTTATCTGCTTCGCCACCAAATGCGTTCATCTCGAACTCGTTAGCTCCTTAAGTACAGACTCTTTCTTAGCCACGCTAAATCGCTTCATTGGTAGACGCTCGAGACCAGCTACCATATTTTCTGATAATGGAACTCAATTCGTCGGTGCCCGAAATGAACTTTATAAGTTCCTCAACCAAAACGCAAGTTCTATTGTACGTGAAATGTCAAATGAGAGAATAGACTTTAAATTCATACCAGCATACGCTGCTCATATGGCTGGTTTTTGGGAAgcaaacattaaatgtttaaaatcacATTTGCATCGTGTGTTAGGGAACGCTCATTTAGTTTTTGAGGACCTTTACACTGTCCTAGTCCAAATTGAGGCGATACTCAATTCACGTCCCCTGACACCGCTGTCGACTGACCCAACTGACTTGACGCCATTGACTCCAGGGCACTTCTTGGTAGGACGACCGATGACCGCTTTGCCTACACCTGCGCTTGTAAATGTCAACACAAATAGGCTGACGCAATATGAAAGACTCGAGCAGCTACGTCAACACTTCTGGGCCAGGTGGCACAAAGGATACATTGCTGAACTTCAGCAACGCACTAAATGGCGCACCTCTAAGGGACAGCAATTACAAAAGGGAGCTTTAGTCCTGATTAAAGAAGAAGGTCTTCCGCCTATGAAGTGGCGTTTGGGACGCATTGTTGAAGTGTATCCTGGAACTGATGGGTGCGTCAGGGTCGCAGACGTTAAAACCGCACGCGGGGTGATTCGCAGAGGCTTTAACCGTATCTGCCCGTTACCACTCAACGACGAAGGGTTGAAAGACAAGCCTTTCAACGCCGGGGGGCATGTTAAGAATTCAACGGAACATTCCCCCACCGCGCCGGCGACTGCGGGTAGCTTGGAAAATTAG
- the LOC123666377 gene encoding epidermal growth factor receptor kinase substrate 8-like, whose protein sequence is MGSRGGARGRASDTTRALDEFDTLAGLRRSAYVLEHLATFTVTRETGIVYPADGMRRLLQLEKSNGIWSQKMQLCLEDQWVLVMDYETGSIMERFPASWVHSPTAFTSPEPAELYNNVLAFVVGAPEGSSGGNSPANSRRELHIFQCHDVGAQTLVEELNALKGVGSGGSEGGRDFVIERERERERENEAERPRRQQMSAQLGRDRGSGGERDDASSTGSERLYEQDIAILNRCFDDIEKFIARLQHAAAAARELERRKRARGGKRAGAGDGMLALRTRPPPEREFVDVLQKFKLSFNLLARLRAHIHDPNAPELVHFLFTPLALIVDAAQDAADGRLPARVVQPLLTRDALNLLANCVTSKETELWHSLGDAWLIPREQWKTTIPPYHPVFMDGWSPDYQVDDQPLRRSSPRRTEGGRGPEGGLPEEEAAGRTDRSEGYAYERDEPDLYGEQFTPFPRNTRTLTREDSGSAASSPEREPAYRSDRDEDELGEAWARGVAARGGRVVRVTYPRTANNDKELTVVRGEYLEVLDDSRKWWKARNRRGVTAHVPHTIVAPALSPPSSPHLYPNPIYTHYQESGGRGSGGSSPTGAADSPRKVERANPPPPPPPPPPPEPPTPAPTVIPVKTDTMKSTKSVKSTNSDLHEELKMVLPQIQQRRLDFKKTPDIFIHQKSNPEEVVAWLEAKGFSATAQKQLRLSGHQLFALSRQQLERVLGPDEGKRLYSQVLVQRNVSGYKTTSASELQSILRKVREKVEVS, encoded by the exons ATGGGCTCGAGGGGCGGAGCGCGGGGCCGCGCGTCGGACACGACTCGCGCGCTCGACGAGTTCGACACGCTGGCGGGCCTGCGGCGGAGCGCCTACGTGCTGGAGCACCTCGCCACCTTCACCGTAACGCGCGAGACGGGCATCGTGTACCCCGCTGATGGCATGCGCCGCCTGCTGCAGTTGGAGAAGTCCAACG GGATATGGAGTCAAAAAATGCAGCTGTGCTTAGAAGACCAATGGGTCTTGGTAATGGATTACGAAACTGGG TCCATAATGGAGCGCTTCCCCGCGTCGTGGGTGCACTCGCCGACTGCATTCACGTCGCCCGAGCCCGCGGAGCTGTACAACAACGTGCTGGCCTTTGTGGTGGGCGCGCCGGAGGGCAGCAGTGGGGGGAACTCGCCCGCGAACTCGCGCCGAGAACTGCACATATTCCAGTGCCACGATGTCGGCGCTCAGACTTTGGTCGAAGAGTTGAACGCTCTTAA GGGGGTTGGCAGCGGGGGGTCGGAGGGCGGCCGCGACTTCGTGATCGAACGAGAGCGGGAGAGGGAGCGCGAGAACGAAGCGGAGAGGCCGAGGAGACAG CAAATGTCGGCTCAGCTGGGTCGGGATCGCGGGTCGGGCGGCGAGCGCGACGACGCGTCGTCGACGGGCTCGGAGCGACTTTACGAGCAGGACATCGCCATCCTGAACCGGTGCTTCGACGACATCGAGAAGTTCATCGCGAGGCTGCAACATGCGGCGGCCGCGGCGCGCGAGTTAGAAAGGCGGAAACGCGCGCGGGGGGGCAAGAGGGCGGGGGCGGGGGACGGCATGCTGGCGCTGCGCACGCGCCCACCCCCCGAGCGCGAGTTCGTGGACGTGCTGCAGAAGTTCAAGCTGTCCTTCAACCTGCTGGCGCGCCTGCGGGCCCACATCCACGACCCCAACGCGCCCGAGCTGGTGCACTTCCTGTTCACGCCGCTGGCGCTCATCGTGGACGCGGCGCAGGACGCGGCGGACGGCCGCCTGCCGGCGCGCGTGGTGCAGCCGCTGCTGACGCGCGACGCGCTCAACCTGCTGGCCAACTGCGTCACCAGCAAGGAGACCGAGCTGTGGCACTCGCTGGGCGACGCCTGGCTCATCCCCAG GGAACAATGGAAAACAACAATACCTCCGTACCACCCGGTGTTCATGGACGGCTGGTCTCCGGACTACCAGGTCGACGACCAGCCACTACGTCG GTCATCTCCGCGGCGGACGGAGGGCGGGCGTGGGCCGGAGGGAGGGCTGCCCGAGGAGGAGGCCGCGGGGAGGACGGACCGATCGGAAGGGTACGCTTATGAAAGAGACGAGCCGGACTTGTACGGAGAACAATTCACACCGTTCCCAAG GAATACGCGAACGTTGACCCGCGAGGACTCGGGCTCGGCGGCGTCGTCACCCGAGCGCGAGCCTGCCTACAGAAGCGATCGGGATGAAG ACGAGCTGGGCGAGGCGTGGGCGCGCGGCgtggcggcgcgcggcgggcgcgtgGTGCGCGTGACGTACCCGCGCACCGCCAACAACGACAAGGAGCTCACCGTGGTGCGCGGCGAGTACCTGGAG GTGCTGGACGACTCCCGCAAGTGGTGGAAGGCGCGCAACCGGCGCGGCGTGACGGCGCACGTGCCGCACACCATCGTGGCGCCCGCGCTGTCGCCGCCCTCCTCGCCGCACCTCTACCCCAACCCCATCTACACGCACTACCAG GAGAGCGGCGGCCGAGGCTCCGGCGGCAGCAGTCCCACAGGTGCGGCGG ACTCCCCCCGCAAGGTGGAGAGGGCCAACCCGCCCCCGCCACCGCCACCGCCGCCGCCCCCGGAGCCGCCCACGCCGGCGCCCACCGTCATCCCCGTCAAAACTGACACAATGAAAT CAACGAAATCAGTTAAAAGCACCAACAGCGATCTACACGAAGAATTGAAAATGGTATTGCCACAAATCCAGCAACGTCGGCTCGACTTCAAGAAGACGCCTGACATCTTTATACACCAG AAATCGAACCCCGAGGAGGTGGTGGCGTGGCTGGAGGCGAAAGGATTCAGTGCGACGGCTCAGAAGCAATTGCGCCTGTCCGGCCACCAGTTGTTCGCGCTATCTCGCCAGCAACTGGAGCGCGTGCTCGGGCCTGACGAGGGCAAGCGCCTCTACAGCCAGGTGCTCGTGCAGAGGAACGTGTCCGGG TACAAGACGACGTCGGCCTCGGAGCTGCAGAGCATCCTGAGGAAGGTGCGGGAGAAGGTCGAGGTCTCGTGA
- the LOC123666376 gene encoding uncharacterized protein LOC123666376, giving the protein MGTMNELVKKRGTYKGRLTKFLTNIDTYKDVVCCSQVEILELKLRMANIEAMFADFQETQTRIECLAVSEEEVQTHAVQRSDFESQYYSAMARAQQLCGKHKHTHRRHRKYTHSSSETCFSSASDNEDGETVKQMKKGIANVKLPTIQIPKYSGEFETWLEFRDVYTSLIHSNTAISDIQKFHYLRASLEGSAAQVIRALEFSASNYTLAWKSLCDRFDNTRLLVQNHVKAIFDEEVIKKESASSIRRVLDACNKNLRALETLGEPVTSWDTLIIYIMATKLDARTLREWEEHKVTHTKLTLEIFTNFLKNRADVLETIELGNNTSNNRHESLSKGTSRHVRGLATVVQPGYKKHKCHLCKSEHPLYLCNEFAQMSITGREQFVRRMKLCSNCLRAGHNLRVCRLGPCRKCGSMHNTLLHRDDGLNNAAHDTTAPRTSALLAPTSAAQPTQPVLKSTDDVVKNMSAINKQSGRVLLATALINIFDIHGRPHEVRAILDSGSQASFMTESLLKILGLNHKDTMSTVAGINDLVSVVNKRCDAIIQSRVNSFKTNITFLVLPNITSTKNEVFNVGTLNIPSGIQLADPEYFSPSSYDILLGADIFWDLLCANKIRLGKNCPVLQETKFGYIISGPTGQQTSNKISCNFSKFDEIQDQLAKFWTIEEVPSTKKSIYTDEEELCEAHFVQNMSRNEDGRFSVGIPLKGNESELGQSFERAKACFLALERRLAKQPVLRAMYVDFMKEYLSLGHMALSDIDAPHENSYFMPHHGVLRNCESSLTPVLLQIPAYP; this is encoded by the coding sequence aTGGGTACTATGAACGAGTTAGTTAAGAAACGAGGAACTTATAAGGGTCGTTTAACGAAATTTCTCACGAACATTGATACATATAAAGATGTTGTATGTTGCAGTCAAGTGGAGATTTTGGAATTAAAGTTGCGAATGGCTAACATTGAAGCGATGTTTGCGGATTTCCAGGAAACACAAACGAGAATCGAGTGTCTGGCTGTCTCGGAGGAGGAAGTTCAGACACATGCGGTACAAAGGTCAGATTTTGAATCTCAATATTATTCCGCGATGGCTAGGGCCCAACAGTTATGTGGTAAACATAAACATACACATAGACGTCATCGTAAATATACCCATAGTAGTTCTGAGACTTGCTTTTCCTCAGCCAGCGATAACGAGGATGGTGAAACGGTGAAGCAGATGAAGAAGGGCATTGCAAATGTTAAACTACCCACCATCCAAATTCCTAAATACAGTGGCGAATTTGAAACCTGGCTTGAGTTCCGCGACGTTTACACATCTCTCATCCATTCGAATACAGCAATTAGTGACATACAAAAATTCCATTATTTACGGGCTTCCCTGGAAGGCAGCGCTGCTCAGGTCATTCGCGCGTTGGAATTTTCTGCGTCCAACTATACTTTAGCGTGGAAGTCTTTATGCGATCGGTTTGATAATACTAGGCTGTTAGTGCAAAATCACGTTAAGGCTATTTTTGATGAAGAGGTGATAAAAAAGGAATCTGCTTCATCCATACGTAGGGTTTTAGATGCATGCAATAAAAATCTACGAGCATTAGAAACTTTAGGGGAACCCGTAACCAGTTGGgacacattaattatatacatcaTGGCAACAAAATTAGATGCGCGTACGCTTCGTGAATGGGAGGAGCACAAAGTTACACACACAAAACTAACATTAGAAATATTCACAAATTTCCTTAAAAATAGGGCAGATGTATTGGAAACCATCGAATTAGGTAACAACACAAGCAACAACAGACACGAGTCGTTATCGAAGGGTACAAGTAGGCATGTTCGAGGCTTAGCTACAGTGGTGCAACCTGgttataaaaaacacaaatgtcATCTTTGTAAATCGGAGCACcccttatatttatgtaatgaatTCGCGCAAATGAGCATTACTGGTAGGGAACAGTTTGTTAGGCGAATGAAATTGTGCAGTAATTGTTTAAGAGCAGGGCATAACTTGCGTGTGTGTAGGTTAGGTCCTTGTCGGAAGTGCGGCAGCATGCATAACACTTTGCTACATAGGGACGATGGCCTAAATAATGCAGCACATGACACGACAGCTCCAAGAACATCAGCGCTGCTGGCACCTACATCAGCGGCGCAGCCAACCCAGCCGGTGCTGAAGTCAACTGATGATGTTGTCAAGAACATGTCAGCAATCAACAAGCAGTCCGGCCGAGTTCTTCTTGCCACggcattaattaatatttttgacatcCATGGTAGACCTCATGAAGTCCGAGCCATTCTCGATTCCGGGAGTCAGGCATCTTTCATGACGGAGTCACTCCTTAAAATATTAGGCCTGAACCATAAGGATACCATGTCCACTGTAGCTGGCATCAACGACCTGGTCTCGGTAGTCAACAAACGATGCGATGCAATAATACAGTCCAGAGTAAACtcatttaaaactaacatcACATTCCTGGTATTGCCAAACATAACTTCAACTAAAAATGAAGTCTTTAATGTAGGCACATTAAACATTCCTTCGGGTATTCAACTCGCAGACCCAGAATACTTTAGTCCGTCAAGCTACGATATATTGCTCGGCGCAGACATATTCTGGGACTTGCTATGCGCAAACAAAATAAGATTAGGCAAAAACTGTCCGGTGTTGCAAGAGACGAAGTTCGGGTACATTATTTCCGGACCCACTGGACAACAAACGTCAAATAAGATTTCATGCAACTTTAGCAAGTTTGATGAAATCCAAGATCAGTTGGCCAAGTTCTGGACAATCGAAGAAGTTCCTTCCactaaaaaatcgatatataccGATGAAGAAGAATTATGCGAAGCACACTTCGTACAAAACATGTCACGTAATGAAGACGGTAGATTTTCAGTAGGTATTCCTCTAAAAGGAAATGAATCTGAACTTGGCCAATCCTTTGAACGCGCTAAGGCGTGCTTCCTAGCACTAGAGCGTCGACTCGCAAAGCAGCCCGTATTGAGGGCCATGTACGTCGATTTTATGAAGGAGTATTTATCGTTAGGTCACATGGCTTTAAGTGACATCGATGCTCCTCATGAAAATTCATACTTCATGCCACATCACGGCGTCCTGCGAAATTGCGAGTCGTCTTTAACGCCAGTGCTCCTACAAATTCCGGCCTATCCTTAA